A single window of Crassostrea angulata isolate pt1a10 chromosome 8, ASM2561291v2, whole genome shotgun sequence DNA harbors:
- the LOC128157867 gene encoding uncharacterized protein LOC128157867, with product MISVKTLICMIVLAKSELSLSVSSEITPNEKKCYNPMKTDFGLQTNGSVRESLEYLPKIIKGFISNYPSDDEKIIKLNLDTCKQSPDCRLRIVLDKKNTNSMNLCVIVSEVEFCFVSTCTCPTNRTRREIPSHLITENPISVLNIKKFTCSFKINSTNTIFDKNRRNCTNPKDDMSVILKENTTIGSGSKKNKLTSYEEENKQHVSDDIKLIHGFFIGLCIGAVLGGFATFLWFKRKSTLPKIMSVVNGIYKSGKPEDDKLYLHEVTEYSEIPDLEQKNEFHQYLDSPKHVTREKFHASPSLVFPPDTCEHNFEKDDKDNKVHTHGRGLVENPGLAPLRSSDESDFQQEKECYVNSGIKQDTYLIPSNMIDVTKNHDICIDFRENIGDVDITTKNKENKTTETHTEQLDNLNSNSMYFVLSADENKKSMVPEFTSCKDESENSKLQNTEKNEESECKKVDGQDNERVYFELTKFS from the exons ATGATTTCCGTTAAAACATTGATCTGCATGATTG TTTTAGCCAAAAGCGAGCTGTCCTTGTCAGTTTCAAGTGAGATCAcaccaaatgaaaaaaaatgttacaaccCCATGAAAACAGATTTCGGTCTACAAACTAACGGCTCTGTTAG AGAGTCCCTAGAATACTtgccaaaaataataaaaggttTTATATCAAACTATCCTTCAG ATGATGAAAAAATCATCAAGTTGAATCTTgacacatgtaaacaaagtccAGACTGTCGACTTCGAATCGTGTTGGACAAGAAAAATACAAACTCAATGAACCTTTGTGTAATTGTGAGTGAAGTGGAATTTTGTTTTGTCTCCACCTGTACGTGTCCAACCAACCGTACTCGACGTGAAATCCCATCCCATCTGATAACGGAAAATCCCATATCAGtactaaacataaaaaaattcacGTGTAGTTTCAAAATTAATTCCACGAATACTATATTcgacaaaaatcgaagaaattgtACGAATCCAAAAGATGACATGTCTGTAATTCTCAAAGAAAACACTACCATTGGATCCggatcaaagaaaaataaattgacaagtTATGAGGAGGAAAATAAACAACATGTTTCAG ATGATATCAAGTTGATACATGGATTTTTCATCGGACTCTGCATAGGGGCTGTATTGGGAGGTTTTGCAACTTTTCTTTGGTTCAAGAG AAAATCGACTTTGCCGAAAATAATGTCAGTGGTTAATGGGATATACAAAAGCGGAAAACCTGAAGATGATAAGCTGTATCTCCATGAAGTCACTGAATACTCAGAAATACCAGATTTGGAG CAAAAGAATGAATTCCACCAATATTTAGACAGTCCTAAACATGTAACTCGTGAAAAATTCCACGCATCTCCATCTCTTGTCTTTCCTCCCGATACGTGTGAACACAACTTTGAGAAGGATGACAAAGATAATAAGGTACATACACACGGCAGGGGACTAGTTGAAAATCCAGGTTTAGCTCCTTTGAGGAGCTCAGATGAGTCTGATTTTCaacaagaaaaagaatgttatgTCAACAGTGGAATTAAACAGGATACTTATTTAATTCCCTCCAATATGATTGATGTCACAAAAAATCATGACATATGTATAGATTTTCGAGAAAACATAGGGGACGTGGACATAACtactaaaaacaaagaaaacaaaacaacggAAACACATACTGAACAGCTGGACAATCTCAACAGCAATTCTATGTACTTCGTTTTGAGTGCAGATGAGAATAAAAAG TCTATGGTTCCCGAATTTACCAGTTGTAAAGATGAGTCCGAAAACAGCAAACTGCAAAACACGGAAAAGAACG AGGAGTCAGAATGCAAGAAAGTGGACGGACAAGACAATGAGAGGGTGTATTTTGAGCTGACTAAATTTTCCTAA